The following proteins are encoded in a genomic region of Actinomadura sp. NAK00032:
- a CDS encoding UBP-type zinc finger domain-containing protein gives MDPSPNTPQGCQECLEEGTRWVHLRLCLACGHVGCCDSSPMRHATGHFHKEGHPIVRSFEPGEDWRWCFADELIV, from the coding sequence GTGGATCCGTCACCGAACACCCCGCAGGGGTGCCAGGAGTGCCTGGAGGAGGGCACGCGCTGGGTGCATCTGCGGCTGTGCCTGGCCTGCGGGCACGTGGGCTGCTGCGACTCGTCCCCGATGCGGCACGCGACCGGGCACTTCCACAAGGAGGGGCATCCGATCGTCCGGTCGTTCGAGCCGGGCGAGGACTGGCGCTGGTGCTTCGCCGATGAACTGATCGTCTGA
- a CDS encoding pyridoxal phosphate-dependent aminotransferase produces the protein MPAQNQSAFVRPLSFAPRPVPLSATLAVNEAIARKRREGERVLPLGFGEAGIPIHPALVRELGSAADRGAYGPVAGSAALRAAAAGYWSRRGLPTDPSAVVAGPGSKPLLYALLTSLGGDVVVAAPSWVSYAAQASLAGAEPIRVATPPGEGGVPSPALLADAVVRARARGRDVRAVVVTLPDNPTGTLASEETVRRLCAVAREHDLVVISDEIYRDLVHDPARTVPSPALYAPERTVVTTALSKSLAAGGWRLGVARLPDGPFGRALRDSLLGVASEIWSSAPAPMQHAAAYAFAEPPELVEHVDRSRRLHAAVAGAVADRFAAAGALVRRPEAAFYVYPDFGPLRDVLHENHGVRTAADLTHLLLDRYGVGVLPGSSFGDAPAALRMRVAPSLLYGEDDEQRRAALASPAPASLPWIESALDRLGEVLADLTVSVTAGEPALT, from the coding sequence ATGCCTGCCCAGAACCAGTCCGCATTCGTCCGGCCGCTGTCGTTCGCGCCCCGCCCGGTCCCGCTCTCGGCGACGCTCGCGGTGAACGAGGCGATCGCCCGCAAGCGCAGGGAGGGAGAGCGCGTGCTCCCCCTCGGCTTCGGGGAGGCCGGGATACCGATACATCCCGCCCTGGTCCGCGAGCTGGGGTCGGCCGCGGACCGGGGTGCCTACGGCCCGGTCGCCGGGTCGGCGGCGCTGCGTGCCGCCGCGGCGGGCTACTGGAGCCGCCGGGGGCTGCCCACCGACCCGTCCGCGGTCGTCGCCGGGCCCGGCAGCAAGCCGCTGCTGTACGCCCTGCTGACCTCGCTCGGCGGCGACGTGGTGGTGGCGGCGCCGAGCTGGGTGAGCTACGCCGCGCAGGCGTCGCTGGCGGGCGCCGAGCCGATCCGCGTCGCGACCCCGCCCGGCGAGGGCGGCGTGCCGAGCCCGGCACTGCTGGCCGACGCCGTGGTGCGGGCCCGCGCGCGGGGCCGCGACGTCCGCGCCGTCGTGGTGACGCTGCCCGACAACCCCACCGGGACGCTGGCGTCCGAGGAGACCGTCCGGCGGCTGTGCGCGGTGGCCCGCGAGCACGACCTGGTCGTCATCTCCGACGAGATCTACCGCGACCTGGTGCACGACCCGGCGCGGACGGTGCCGAGCCCCGCGCTGTACGCGCCCGAGCGGACCGTGGTGACGACCGCGCTGAGCAAGAGCCTCGCGGCGGGCGGCTGGCGGCTCGGCGTCGCGCGGCTGCCGGACGGGCCGTTCGGCCGTGCGCTGCGCGACAGCCTGCTCGGGGTGGCGAGCGAGATCTGGTCGAGCGCTCCGGCCCCCATGCAGCACGCCGCCGCCTACGCCTTCGCCGAGCCGCCCGAGCTGGTGGAGCACGTCGACCGCAGCCGGCGGCTGCACGCCGCGGTCGCGGGCGCGGTCGCCGACCGCTTCGCCGCCGCCGGGGCGCTCGTCCGCCGCCCGGAGGCCGCCTTCTACGTCTACCCCGACTTCGGGCCGCTCCGGGACGTCCTGCACGAGAACCACGGCGTCCGCACGGCCGCCGATCTCACGCACCTGCTGCTGGACCGGTACGGGGTCGGCGTGCTGCCCGGCAGCTCGTTCGGGGACGCGCCCGCGGCGCTGCGCATGCGGGTGGCGCCGAGCCTGCTCTACGGGGAGGACGACGAGCAGCGCCGCGCGGCCCTGGCGTCGCCCGCGCCGGCGTCGCTGCCGTGGATCGAGAGCGCCCTGGACCGGCTCGGCGAGGTGCTCGCCGACCTGACCGTGAGCGTGACCGCCGGGGAGCCCGCGCTCACCTGA
- a CDS encoding Na+/H+ antiporter — protein sequence MAEDRLFIVFLAVAVVVLLARALSERLRVPDAILLVLLGMAAGFVPALPGVVVPPELVLLGFLPPLLYHAAFFTAPREARADAVPIFTLAFGLTTVTTVAVAATVHALVPGAGWAAALAFGAAVSPTDPVAATAVMQRLGAPPRMVTILEGESLINDGAALTIFMLAVEALDGGFTAGHGAVRVLQIVLGGVAYGFGVGFAVRWVRRWISDPVSQIIVSLATPYIAFVPADHVGVSGVLATVTAGFYIGTRGEGVLQPASRLAGTTFWRILTFLLESALFVLLGLEIREILREPGGQTWGMVAAATFAVSAVVIGVRVLWQLGNGPLARLLPGGPRSQRGLGRRERLVIGLGGMRGAISLAIALSLPAAVGDERGLLVLVAALVVLVTLVGQAPLLPVLLRRLGLVQPDRRRAEAMVARKAGLEAALARLAELAEDDAVDEQTAEAYRQMLELRLERVHYLLDRRDREPDAAGEQGPPAGRRVRGELVRAQRRKLRALYRDGRIGAGTLREIGRELDFEDPTTPGARP from the coding sequence GTGGCTGAGGACCGGCTCTTCATCGTCTTCCTGGCCGTGGCGGTCGTCGTGCTGCTGGCCCGCGCGCTGTCGGAGCGGCTGCGCGTGCCGGACGCGATCCTGCTGGTCCTGCTCGGCATGGCCGCGGGGTTCGTGCCCGCGCTGCCCGGCGTCGTCGTCCCGCCCGAACTGGTCCTGCTCGGCTTCCTGCCGCCGCTGCTCTACCACGCGGCCTTCTTCACCGCGCCGCGCGAGGCCCGCGCCGACGCCGTGCCGATCTTCACGCTGGCGTTCGGGCTCACCACCGTCACGACGGTCGCGGTCGCCGCGACCGTCCACGCGCTCGTGCCGGGCGCCGGCTGGGCCGCCGCGCTGGCGTTCGGCGCGGCGGTGTCGCCGACCGACCCGGTGGCCGCGACCGCGGTGATGCAGCGGCTCGGCGCCCCGCCCCGGATGGTCACGATCCTGGAGGGCGAGAGCCTGATCAACGACGGCGCCGCCCTCACGATCTTCATGCTCGCGGTGGAGGCGCTCGACGGCGGCTTCACCGCCGGGCACGGCGCGGTGCGGGTGCTCCAGATCGTCCTCGGCGGCGTGGCCTACGGGTTCGGCGTGGGGTTCGCCGTCCGCTGGGTGCGCCGCTGGATCAGCGACCCGGTCAGCCAGATCATCGTGTCGCTGGCCACCCCCTACATCGCGTTCGTCCCCGCCGACCACGTCGGCGTCTCCGGGGTGCTCGCCACCGTCACCGCCGGGTTCTACATCGGCACCCGCGGGGAGGGCGTGCTGCAGCCGGCGTCGCGGCTGGCCGGCACGACGTTCTGGCGGATCCTGACGTTCCTGCTGGAGTCGGCGCTGTTCGTGCTGCTCGGCCTGGAGATCCGCGAGATCCTCCGCGAGCCGGGCGGCCAGACCTGGGGCATGGTGGCGGCGGCGACCTTCGCGGTGTCCGCCGTCGTCATCGGCGTGCGGGTGCTGTGGCAGCTCGGGAACGGGCCGCTCGCCCGGCTGCTGCCCGGCGGGCCGCGCAGCCAGCGGGGACTCGGCCGGCGGGAGCGCCTCGTCATCGGCCTCGGCGGCATGCGCGGCGCGATCTCGCTGGCGATCGCGCTGTCGCTGCCCGCCGCGGTGGGGGACGAGCGCGGGCTGCTGGTGCTGGTCGCCGCGCTGGTGGTCCTCGTCACGCTGGTCGGGCAGGCGCCGCTGCTGCCGGTCCTGCTGCGCCGCCTCGGCCTGGTGCAGCCGGACCGGCGGCGCGCCGAGGCGATGGTCGCGCGCAAGGCCGGGCTGGAGGCGGCGCTGGCCCGGCTCGCGGAGCTGGCCGAGGACGACGCCGTGGACGAGCAGACCGCCGAGGCGTACCGGCAGATGCTCGAGCTGCGGCTGGAGCGCGTCCACTACCTCCTGGACCGGCGGGACCGGGAGCCGGACGCCGCGGGGGAGCAGGGCCCGCCCGCCGGGCGGCGGGTGCGCGGCGAGCTGGTCAGGGCCCAGCGCCGCAAGCTGCGCGCCCTGTACCGCGACGGCCGGATCGGCGCCGGGACGCTCCGCGAGATCGGCCGGGAGCTCGACTTCGAGGACCCGACGACCCCCGGGGCGCGCCCCTGA
- the folP gene encoding dihydropteroate synthase, which yields MSSPDAPPLRLNGREVGPRAIMAVVNRTPDSFFDRGATYGFGAALEAVDRAVADGADIVDIGGVKAGPGEDVGVAEELRRVVDLVAAVRDRHPRVVISVDTWRAEVGEAVARAGADLLNDTWGGPDPRLAEVAAAHGIGLVCAHAGALEPRTRPHRVGYDDVVADVVAHVTAEAERAAALGVRREAILIDPAHDFGKNTRQSLEITRRLGELAATGWPVLVAVSNKDFIGETLGRPVDRRGVGTMAVLGVSALLGARVFRVHDVPAARRALTAVAELENPQA from the coding sequence ATGAGCTCTCCGGACGCGCCGCCGCTGCGGCTGAACGGGCGCGAGGTCGGACCCCGCGCGATCATGGCGGTGGTGAACCGCACGCCCGACTCGTTCTTCGACCGGGGCGCCACCTACGGCTTCGGCGCGGCGCTGGAGGCCGTCGACCGGGCCGTCGCCGACGGCGCCGACATCGTCGACATCGGCGGCGTGAAGGCCGGGCCGGGCGAGGACGTCGGCGTCGCCGAGGAGTTGCGCCGCGTGGTGGACCTCGTCGCCGCCGTCCGCGACCGGCACCCCCGCGTCGTGATCAGCGTCGACACCTGGCGCGCCGAGGTCGGCGAGGCGGTCGCCCGGGCCGGCGCCGATCTGCTCAACGACACCTGGGGCGGGCCCGACCCGCGGCTGGCCGAGGTCGCCGCCGCGCACGGCATCGGCCTGGTCTGCGCGCACGCCGGCGCCCTGGAGCCCCGCACCCGCCCGCACCGGGTCGGCTACGACGACGTCGTGGCCGACGTCGTCGCGCACGTGACCGCCGAGGCCGAGCGCGCCGCCGCGCTCGGGGTGCGGCGCGAGGCGATCCTCATCGACCCCGCCCACGACTTCGGCAAGAACACCCGCCAGTCACTGGAGATCACCCGGCGGCTCGGCGAGCTGGCCGCCACCGGCTGGCCGGTACTGGTCGCGGTGTCCAACAAGGACTTCATCGGCGAGACGCTCGGCCGCCCCGTCGACCGGCGCGGCGTCGGGACCATGGCCGTGCTCGGCGTGTCCGCGCTGCTCGGCGCCCGCGTCTTCCGTGTCCACGACGTCCCCGCCGCCCGCCGCGCCCTCACCGCGGTCGCCGAACTGGAGAACCCGCAGGCCTAG
- a CDS encoding VC0807 family protein produces MTRSEFMHADRGAQYSMERTATTPAEPGHHVFELPRVTALLMHALPRFVEGVIAPVAVFYAALMLLGLNGALIAAVAWVYGGIIYRYVRGHPVSGMLMLAAVGVTVRAGLAAATHSAVVYFLQPTLGTLCVSMAFLASVPLGKPLAMKLAKDMAPIPDAFYKHDRVHRFFLRISLLWSAVLLANVGVSLWMLFNESISMYLWIRTGIVAGLGAIGIAVSVWGFKRLVRRINREPAPSGTAA; encoded by the coding sequence GTGACCAGATCCGAGTTCATGCACGCCGACCGGGGAGCACAGTACTCGATGGAACGAACGGCGACCACGCCGGCGGAGCCCGGCCACCACGTGTTCGAGCTGCCGCGGGTGACCGCGCTGCTCATGCACGCGCTCCCGCGCTTCGTCGAGGGCGTCATCGCCCCGGTGGCGGTGTTCTACGCCGCGCTCATGCTGCTCGGGCTGAACGGCGCCCTGATCGCCGCCGTCGCCTGGGTCTACGGCGGCATCATCTACCGCTACGTGCGCGGCCACCCGGTGTCGGGGATGCTGATGCTGGCCGCGGTCGGCGTGACCGTCCGCGCGGGCCTGGCCGCCGCCACGCACAGCGCGGTCGTCTACTTCCTGCAGCCGACCCTCGGGACGCTCTGCGTCAGCATGGCGTTCCTGGCCTCGGTGCCGCTCGGCAAGCCGCTCGCCATGAAGCTCGCCAAGGACATGGCGCCGATCCCCGACGCCTTCTACAAGCACGACAGGGTCCACCGGTTCTTCCTGCGGATCTCGCTGCTGTGGTCGGCGGTCCTGCTGGCGAACGTCGGCGTCAGCCTGTGGATGCTGTTCAACGAGTCGATCAGCATGTACCTGTGGATCCGCACCGGCATCGTCGCCGGGCTGGGCGCGATCGGCATCGCCGTGTCGGTGTGGGGCTTCAAGCGCCTCGTCCGGCGCATCAACCGCGAGCCCGCCCCCTCCGGGACGGCCGCCTGA
- a CDS encoding Ig-like domain-containing protein gives MTVGEKGDASVPQVTIDPGNGNTKAKPEAGVVVTAVGGTLEQVTVTLKGKTVTGEMADDKTSWKSRTLRPGAKYQVTAVAKSPQGKSATVNASFATAKAANELEIVDVTPGKNEKVGVGMPIQVVFNRAVADKKAVEKALEVKSTKPATGAWYWMNDTTVVFRTKNGTYWQPNQKVALKARLSGVKSGKRTYGMADFTRTFRIGDSHITHISTKKKKAVVKENGKTVRSWPISAGRGGRVVNGVDTFLTTSGIHLTMGKENPAIMTSEWMGVDPKDKKNGGYKEVIPFAVRISNSGEYVHSMASTVWAQGRQNVSHGCVNSPPKDARWFYNFSYRGDPVVITGSKRGLDWNNGWSYYEMSWNRWVKGGALNRTVTTG, from the coding sequence GTGACCGTCGGGGAGAAGGGGGACGCGAGCGTCCCGCAGGTGACGATCGACCCGGGCAACGGCAACACCAAGGCCAAGCCCGAGGCGGGCGTCGTCGTCACCGCGGTGGGCGGCACGCTGGAGCAGGTCACCGTCACCCTCAAGGGCAAGACGGTGACCGGCGAGATGGCCGACGACAAGACCAGCTGGAAGTCGCGGACGCTGCGCCCCGGCGCCAAGTACCAGGTCACCGCGGTCGCCAAGAGCCCGCAGGGCAAGTCGGCCACGGTCAACGCCTCGTTCGCCACGGCCAAGGCGGCCAACGAGCTGGAGATCGTCGACGTCACGCCCGGCAAGAACGAGAAGGTCGGGGTCGGCATGCCGATCCAGGTCGTCTTCAACCGCGCGGTCGCCGACAAGAAGGCCGTGGAGAAGGCCCTGGAGGTCAAGTCCACCAAGCCCGCCACCGGCGCGTGGTACTGGATGAACGACACCACCGTCGTCTTCCGCACGAAGAACGGCACGTACTGGCAGCCCAACCAGAAGGTGGCCCTCAAGGCCCGGCTGTCCGGCGTCAAGTCCGGCAAGCGGACCTACGGCATGGCCGACTTCACGCGCACCTTCCGCATCGGCGACTCGCACATCACGCACATCAGCACCAAGAAGAAGAAGGCCGTCGTCAAGGAGAACGGCAAGACGGTCCGGTCCTGGCCCATCAGCGCCGGCCGCGGCGGCCGCGTCGTCAACGGCGTCGACACCTTCCTCACCACCAGCGGCATCCACCTGACGATGGGCAAGGAGAATCCGGCGATCATGACGTCGGAGTGGATGGGCGTCGACCCGAAGGACAAGAAGAACGGCGGCTACAAGGAGGTCATCCCGTTCGCGGTGCGGATCTCCAACAGCGGCGAGTACGTCCACTCGATGGCCTCCACGGTGTGGGCGCAGGGCCGGCAGAACGTCAGCCACGGCTGCGTCAACTCCCCGCCCAAGGACGCCCGCTGGTTCTACAACTTCTCCTACCGCGGCGACCCGGTGGTCATCACCGGCAGCAAGCGGGGCCTGGACTGGAACAACGGCTGGAGCTACTACGAGATGTCGTGGAACCGGTGGGTCAAGGGCGGCGCCCTCAACCGCACCGTCACCACGGGCTGA
- a CDS encoding GDP-mannose 4,6-dehydratase has protein sequence MSRRALITGITGQDGSYLAEHLLELGYEVWGLVRGQANPHVSRLRKHIGDVQITTGDLLDQGSLISAVERVRPDEVYNLGAISYVPMSWQQAELTAEVTGMGVLRMLEAIRVVSGISPSRTPGREQIRFYQASSSEMFGMVRETPQNERTPFHPRSPYGVAKSYGHYITQNYRESYGMFAVSGILFNHESPRRGAEFVTRKVSLGAARIKLGLAEELRLGNLDARRDWGYAGDYARAMRLMLAQDAPEDFVIGTGQTQSVRELVEFAFRTAGLNWEDHVVLDAKYTRPAEVDLLCADPKKAREQLGWEPEVTFEGLVTMMVESDLRLLSRSARPEDEPFSPDHW, from the coding sequence CTGTCCAGGCGAGCACTCATCACCGGCATCACCGGACAGGACGGCTCGTACCTGGCCGAGCATCTGCTTGAGCTGGGATACGAGGTCTGGGGCCTGGTGCGGGGGCAGGCGAACCCCCATGTGTCGCGGCTGCGCAAGCACATCGGCGACGTGCAGATCACCACCGGCGACCTGCTGGACCAGGGCAGCCTGATCTCGGCGGTGGAGCGGGTGCGGCCCGACGAGGTCTACAACCTGGGCGCGATCTCCTACGTGCCGATGTCGTGGCAGCAGGCCGAGCTCACCGCCGAGGTCACCGGGATGGGCGTGCTGCGCATGCTGGAGGCCATCCGCGTGGTGTCGGGCATCAGCCCGTCGCGCACGCCGGGCCGCGAGCAGATCCGCTTCTACCAGGCCTCGTCCTCGGAGATGTTCGGGATGGTCCGGGAGACGCCGCAGAACGAGCGGACCCCGTTCCACCCGCGCAGCCCCTACGGGGTCGCGAAGAGCTACGGGCACTACATCACCCAGAACTACCGCGAGTCCTACGGGATGTTCGCGGTCAGCGGCATCCTGTTCAACCACGAGTCGCCGCGCCGCGGCGCCGAGTTCGTGACGCGGAAGGTGTCGCTGGGCGCGGCCCGCATCAAGCTGGGGCTGGCCGAGGAGCTGCGCCTGGGCAACCTCGACGCGCGGCGCGACTGGGGCTACGCGGGCGACTACGCCCGCGCGATGCGGCTGATGCTCGCGCAGGACGCCCCGGAGGACTTCGTCATCGGAACGGGCCAGACCCAGTCGGTGCGCGAGCTGGTGGAGTTCGCGTTCCGCACGGCGGGCCTGAACTGGGAGGACCACGTCGTCCTGGACGCCAAGTACACCCGTCCCGCCGAGGTCGACCTGCTGTGCGCGGACCCGAAGAAGGCCCGCGAGCAGCTCGGCTGGGAGCCGGAGGTCACGTTCGAGGGCCTGGTGACGATGATGGTCGAGTCGGACCTGCGGCTGCTGTCGCGGTCCGCGCGTCCGGAGGACGAGCCGTTCAGCCCGGACCACTGGTAA
- a CDS encoding CGNR zinc finger domain-containing protein, whose amino-acid sequence MIFTHDTEHALAVVVDLINTGAATSGAEELGGLPGLRAFVERNTFSDVDELTEADLVRVLDLRTRFHEVFRASGVPAAVRLINEIVGEVRTTPHLTDHDGYDWHVHFFAPGAPLGEHLAADCGMALAYVVAAGELDRLRTCEAPDCSRVLVDLSRNRCRRYCDSRTCGNRMHVAAYRARQREAAH is encoded by the coding sequence GTGATCTTCACTCATGACACCGAGCACGCGCTCGCCGTCGTCGTCGACCTGATCAACACCGGCGCGGCGACGTCCGGCGCCGAGGAGCTCGGCGGGCTGCCCGGCCTGCGCGCGTTCGTGGAGCGCAACACCTTCAGCGACGTGGACGAGCTCACCGAGGCCGACCTGGTCCGCGTGCTGGACCTGCGCACGCGGTTCCACGAGGTGTTCCGCGCCAGCGGCGTCCCGGCCGCGGTCCGGCTGATCAACGAGATCGTCGGCGAGGTCCGCACCACCCCGCACCTGACCGACCACGACGGCTACGACTGGCACGTGCACTTCTTCGCGCCGGGCGCGCCGCTCGGCGAGCACCTGGCGGCCGACTGCGGCATGGCGCTGGCGTACGTCGTGGCGGCGGGCGAACTGGACCGGCTGCGCACCTGCGAGGCCCCGGACTGCTCGCGCGTGCTCGTCGACCTGTCCCGCAACCGCTGTCGCCGCTACTGCGACAGCCGCACCTGCGGCAACCGCATGCACGTCGCGGCTTACCGCGCCCGCCAGCGCGAAGCCGCGCACTAG
- a CDS encoding LysR family transcriptional regulator, with the protein MLELRRLRLLAEFARRGSIAATAGALGFTPSAVSQQLAALEREARVPLLDRTARSAELTDAGRRLAERAEEILGMVEAAEAELSAQADAPSGRITVTAFPTAAVAFAPALARSLGEHPGLTFVLRQTAPGTGIRQVQSGEVDIALIDDWTGKVPDQAPAALEFFHLRRDPLVLVVPESHPMSDPARPVDLERLREEAWMAAPPGEPSRQAVERLMDTVGGARPVPWEFEGLHTILSLVARGIGITAVPALALAAGDRGVAVRRIPECTLAREVYAVTRTASVRRPSVAVTLRAIYAAARDVQPTPAE; encoded by the coding sequence ATGCTCGAACTGCGCCGCCTGCGGCTTCTCGCCGAATTCGCCCGCCGCGGCAGCATCGCCGCGACCGCGGGCGCCCTCGGCTTCACCCCGTCCGCGGTCTCCCAGCAGCTCGCGGCGCTGGAGCGGGAGGCCCGCGTCCCGCTGCTGGACCGGACGGCCCGCAGCGCCGAGCTGACCGATGCGGGGCGCCGGCTCGCCGAGCGCGCCGAGGAGATCCTCGGCATGGTCGAGGCGGCCGAGGCGGAGCTGTCGGCGCAGGCCGACGCCCCCTCCGGGCGGATCACGGTCACCGCGTTCCCGACCGCCGCCGTCGCCTTCGCACCCGCGCTGGCGCGCAGCCTCGGCGAGCACCCCGGGCTGACGTTCGTGCTCCGGCAGACCGCGCCCGGCACGGGCATCCGGCAGGTGCAGAGCGGCGAGGTCGACATCGCGCTCATCGACGACTGGACGGGCAAGGTCCCCGACCAGGCGCCCGCCGCGCTGGAGTTCTTCCACCTGCGCCGCGATCCGCTGGTCCTGGTCGTGCCGGAGTCGCACCCGATGTCGGACCCGGCCCGCCCGGTCGACCTGGAGCGGCTCCGCGAGGAGGCCTGGATGGCCGCGCCGCCCGGCGAGCCGTCCCGGCAGGCCGTCGAGCGGCTGATGGACACCGTCGGCGGCGCCCGCCCGGTGCCCTGGGAGTTCGAGGGGCTGCACACGATCCTCAGCCTGGTGGCGCGGGGCATCGGCATCACCGCGGTGCCCGCGCTGGCGCTCGCCGCGGGGGACCGGGGCGTGGCGGTGCGGCGCATCCCCGAGTGCACGCTCGCGCGCGAGGTCTACGCCGTCACGCGCACCGCGAGCGTGCGCAGGCCGTCGGTGGCGGTGACCCTGCGCGCGATTTACGCCGCCGCCAGGGACGTCCAGCCCACTCCGGCCGAGTAG
- a CDS encoding Ig-like domain-containing protein has translation MAIKGRVGLGLAGGAGAVAMLVSGCAIGGEGALASGGSDTEVTITPANGTAQVKPDGTIEVKAAGAELRDVTVQGEGAAITGAFGEGRKTWRSTRTLTPGTSYTVTAQAGDGGKARTVTSSFTTLKPAKTLSILDVTPNVKGEKVGVGMPIFVRFDRAVTDKAAVERTLRVTPDKPVEGAWRWLAPDQAVYRTKTYWQPHQTVRFHAALAGVNAGGGVYGAKDAQAAISIGAKQVTTGDLGEHHMTVTRDGKKLRTIPFSAGNGQTREYTTTSGVHLLMEKGNPVTMTAPGRKEGDPGYYKTVVNYAVRFSNSGEYVHSAPWSVGSQGSANVSHGCLNISPANAKWYYDVMQRGDIIKLTGSDREVEYDNGWSFWQLSFDEWREGSALQ, from the coding sequence GTGGCGATCAAGGGTCGTGTGGGGCTCGGCCTGGCCGGGGGCGCGGGCGCGGTGGCGATGCTCGTGAGCGGCTGCGCGATCGGCGGCGAGGGCGCGCTCGCCTCGGGCGGGTCCGACACCGAGGTGACCATCACCCCCGCCAACGGGACCGCCCAGGTCAAGCCGGACGGCACCATCGAGGTGAAGGCCGCCGGCGCCGAGCTGCGCGACGTCACCGTCCAGGGCGAGGGCGCCGCGATCACCGGGGCGTTCGGCGAGGGGCGCAAGACCTGGCGCTCCACCCGCACCCTGACGCCCGGCACGTCCTACACCGTCACCGCGCAGGCCGGCGACGGCGGCAAGGCCCGCACGGTGACCAGCTCGTTCACCACGCTGAAGCCCGCCAAGACGCTGTCCATCCTGGACGTCACCCCGAACGTCAAGGGGGAGAAGGTCGGCGTCGGCATGCCGATCTTCGTCCGGTTCGACCGCGCGGTCACCGACAAGGCCGCCGTCGAGCGGACGCTGCGGGTGACCCCCGACAAGCCCGTCGAGGGCGCGTGGCGGTGGCTGGCGCCCGACCAGGCCGTCTACCGCACCAAGACCTACTGGCAGCCGCACCAGACGGTCCGCTTCCACGCGGCACTGGCCGGGGTGAACGCGGGCGGCGGCGTGTACGGGGCCAAGGACGCCCAGGCCGCCATCAGCATCGGCGCAAAGCAGGTCACCACCGGCGACCTCGGCGAGCACCACATGACGGTGACGCGGGACGGTAAGAAGCTGCGCACGATCCCCTTCAGCGCCGGCAACGGGCAGACCCGGGAGTACACCACCACCAGCGGCGTCCACCTCCTGATGGAGAAGGGCAACCCCGTCACGATGACCGCCCCCGGCCGCAAGGAAGGCGACCCGGGCTACTACAAGACGGTCGTCAACTACGCGGTCCGCTTCTCCAACAGCGGCGAGTACGTCCACTCGGCGCCCTGGTCGGTCGGGTCGCAGGGGTCGGCGAACGTCAGCCACGGCTGCCTGAACATCAGCCCCGCCAACGCCAAGTGGTACTACGACGTCATGCAGCGCGGCGACATCATCAAGCTGACCGGCAGCGACCGCGAGGTCGAGTACGACAACGGCTGGAGCTTCTGGCAGCTGTCCTTCGACGAGTGGCGCGAGGGCAGCGCCCTCCAGTGA